The Toxorhynchites rutilus septentrionalis strain SRP chromosome 1, ASM2978413v1, whole genome shotgun sequence genome contains the following window.
GGAGAAAATGTGCCAATGGACGCTTGAACTTGCAAAGTTCACAGCGGAAACACTTCTAGGAAATAGTATGCATGATTACACAAAGAAACAGCATGATGCCACATGAATAAACCATACAAACACACATGGTCCTTTATTCACGTTTGACAAAAATCTCAACTCTCCACTGTCAAATATGGTGGAGGAAAAAACATGTTCCAACACGTTTCAAGGTTTCTTGTGCTGCTTCTATTTTGGTTTTACTTTGATGTGCACTGTTTCACGAATGGAAAAATACTCTCTTCTTCTCGCTGCATTCCGCTATGCCGCTATGCTAGCTGACAGGAGAATCACAAAAGATGAAGAATATGAATTTGCGATGCAATGTTTCTCTTCGCTTCAGGGACTGAAcatacatattttctgtaaatatagACGGAGGTTATACTGGCCgatttgacatttgtttaccaatgtTTTAGCGTAATATGTAGGACtaattcgtattgcaaaaattgattattcaatttttgcaatacgaattaGTCCTACATATTACcaataatatttaccaaaaaaaattgccgattttacatttgtttaccaaAGTTATCGCGTGATATGTACGAAtaattcgtattgcaaaaatttactAACCATGTTTACCAAAAAAATCGACATATATACCAATTTTTCCTAAGAGTGTGCATACAtgttacatgagagagagagaaacgaattcattttgagaGGAGTCACTTCAAACTGCAATTTGAcgaggaagaatgaaatgatatagtcgagtcggtagagggagatagcgactaaacgctcgactgactattgagtcatgttgaAGAAGAAACTGCGtggagaagccaaaagtcaaCTGAATACGACTGGGACTTTCTTCATAGTccactgactatcctcagttgactatgactatgccgtgcCCTAGGTTTAACtcctttttgcatcagaaatcaagttttcgtttcacctcATATGGAccttaaaataagattgtgtacgcagACAACGAGTTACATGGGAACTTGGATATAAATGTTGTTGTAGAAACGGAAATGGTCGTAGTAAGCTAGGATTATTTATGTCATTAGAATAATCAGAAATATACCTCATTCGTAATTGTTCATTTGTTCATCCAAGAcgtgttttattcaaccaaaCAAGAATAAAGTACCCTCATTATAACGGacacattttcaatgtgtaGAAAATATTTTCGGAACAGGTAgtggaaccgcgggtaagacgaacagtgggggtataatggacaggaggttgatttgtatagttgcattatgaatttcaaatttctgttaatgggtTAAATAAAATTCCCCTGTACTTtgtcttcaaaaaatctgtacctaaaatctgtaccatctgAAATATTCGTTGCAGAGAAAACTCATTAAGTatgaaaaatactcatttatatgCATTTGAAGATGTGTCTGctgatgcttatacatattcTAAATATACGAAGACATGCATTTTCAGGGATTTCAAGTAACAATACTGACCAAAAAAGCGAAAAATTTCACAAActacaaaaaatctgtaccaatatgtaacctgtaatctgtaccgtacagaatctctaccaaaaataacgaaaaaatggaCAGtaacatccataatcacatccaatgcatgatggaaagtgaagggaagaatattcattttttttatattgctttctctttgtgttctatttcagttactggacacacaaacactgagagagaaaaattattcctctcgcgagcgataaatttCTACGCtttgtatattatgaacctgtccatattcccaccactacatgtccattatacccgcatcaataaaaatgttctaattttcggcttgttttaatttcagtaaaaaattgCATTGCACATTTGCACATTTGCATAAAAAcctttggccaattatttcgaaaaccagtatattgaactgtaagaaactgctttcaaaattttggaaacatgagtttccaaagatacaattgaagttcttctcaacatgtccgtcttacccccatttcccctactgAGAATTTCATGCCAATCCCACAGGTTCATCAAAGGTCACATGGCATTTAAATTGAAAACCCCataaaaacaacatatttaTGTATTGTGCATTCTAAATAAGCTCATGTCTGAAACCATAACCCATTACAGGgatacttcgatataacgtaccctcgttataacgtacattttacctcgatatcacgtacacatttccaaaatgtaaaggaaattttttttcaatattttttttctgatagaacaatgaaataTCTGTATTGTAATGCTAAAACAAgtattgtaccttcaatcaatcccgaaatacagctggttttgtaattccggattctaaacgaatcaaggtttaatcaacagtacgaagggaaacatcatgagaaaagctggcttcgtcttctgattgaagttattcattaactttactaaaacagcaaaacaataatgtattatagactacgtttgtgagtactttattatacttcgatataacgtacaattcgatacaacgtacaattttgaaactgaaatgtacgttatatcgaagtttacctgtatcagGACTTCCATATGAaacttgcatttttgcattacaTGCATTACATAAAGGTGCAAGCGGTCATTTTACCTATTTACCCTTGAAGTTTAATtcagttagaatccggaatcccaGTTCATTTTATAccagcggtcgtagtaggcgtatctcaATTATTtcgacagcaaattgtttgggatccctgtatctttcgacgatgcaaatttcacgttgatccgttttgtCAAGTACTCAAATCACGAAATCGCTGATAGTGGCCAAATCGGCAGTATATGATGTGCTGAAATGTTTTCGTGAACATGAAAGTGTTGTTTTGATGGTTCAGAGGACGGATCTTAGTGGAACATTCGATCGGAAGCTGAGATAATTAATACAAGCTCTAGGACTACGACATCGCCACAAACACAACTTTAATCGAAGTTCACATCCGGAGAATCCATATGTGAGAAGGTTATCATAATTTCTGTGCATGTAAGCATACAACAAGGTTTTGACAAAGTACGAAGGATACGTGCTGATAGATGACGAAAtgtacgtgaagatggattttagACAGCTCCCAGGTTAGAAATTCTGGAATGGCATTTAAGTTCGTTTTAGCTTATAAATTTGCCAGaaagttcttgatttggcaaggTATACGCAGCTGTGGAAAGAGGACAAAGGTTTTCAATACAAaggactcgaaaatgtatagggGAGAGTACCTGCTTAAACGTCCAGTgaaattttggccagatttggtaaGGTGCCATTACAGTCGGTGGGTGCTTCGGTGGTGACAATGTGACAATGAgatcgattacattgaaaaataccTCAATCCTCCCAATTGCCTCCAATTTCGCCCAAtcaaaaaatattgggcaattgtaaAGCGGATTTGGGGAATTTGTGTCAAAGTGACTTAggatgctgcagacatgaagagatcgtggaataaaatggccgctgaggttgaccaacagagagttcaaactttttttttatcccttttgtttattttaggctcattggcatttttttagctgtaacagagccgaattttaatcgtgtacatgtcacatatttatcatatctataattagcacattacacagttgccatttttcggcgttagagtattcccttctataccattgcaaatggtacaaatttacacagtagccatttaggcgtaagagttttctatctgttcttccattatccagttaagactggacagcggagacagtcgttgatccattgttgagttatttatagaacagcagcccgatgtttcttgcagagcaggacagttgtatggatgaatcgatcttatttcgaccgtggatcgatctccatcgctgatgattgttgcgtggacgtagttattctgtaacaacacaaagatggtcaatgggggccctgagttttgaactcacgatcgatcgcttactaagcgaccgcgcaaccaatgtggctacggagaccccctcgagttcaaactttgatggagggtatccgaaaaaaagtacgaaaattcattaaatctgcgaattgaactttttcatcattatttacgCATTCtcctcaaacagcaacacaaaaaAAGTAGTATAAGCTATGTTCCTGAGTTctctattatgcttcgatataacgtacaattcgaatTCGTATAATTTCGAAAGTAatctgtacgttatatcgaactTTTTCTATGTCAGGGTGGGGTTGTAGTGGTAATTTGAAGTCAGGTCGAATGAATTGaaatcaagttcattcgtcactTCAATTAGAATAACTATTTGCTCGAATTGATTTTcctagaaatgaattgacgagcggtAAGAGCGAGGGTGACTGATGAACTAGCCATGTTGACGgggaatgccgaagtagtcctactCGAAGCGAAACTACTGGGAGGAGTGTCGATTTTCATGTTTTGtcttcgaaaatgttggaccctggttgcaacagggtacgtatacacgatactctaTCGTAAAAAGCTCGCAGCGCATTATTTTGTTCGATGGgttggagacgacaactcgtaatttgtctggccccatccgagcgATATCGGTAACATCGGAAAAATTCTCcgttagttcttttgagatgcgaattagATGTTGAGATTTTCGTATGAAGTATACAATGAATTAGAGTCCtcagggtatttatttttttgaagaaaatcctGTTTTCGTCAGTTTTCCCATCATCGGGACTTTCTATCTATCTAAATAGTGATTTTATATGATTGATAAAGTTTGAGCGAAAATCCTAGGAAAATTATTCTAAAAAATAGTTAAGCTAGAGTGAAAAATACGTGTTTAAAGTATTTGAAAAACAccaagtaataattttcattcatacttaAACAATTTTAAACTGCATTCGGGCATGTTAATGTGATAGAGAATAGCTTCACGAATGCGGATGAATtcaggtaaatgatgttggtttgtccagtcgaaaacatGATCTTATCCACTTtcttgaatgctctagttcagcgcacctgtgtctaatcaggtattcaaattattcaaaacacGTAAATAAAATTGTCCTTTTCATAATTTACTCAtaggatatttttacggattcacatgttttaaaggtttataaaatccaccttctattggtgtcaatgcgtccctcatttgagctaacttctaatcaatcaccagatgattatgtggtactttttttttcgcttttcgggattataacacttacaaattttgtaaacatcatgcttgcacaccatttgttttatatatctaaatcatgtaattcatgcatctcgatgacctcaattccgATCATCGTTTGTCTGATTCACTGGTGTTGGTTTGTCCTCATGGTTACTACGGCAACCACTTggtgcgctgcagtttgtttgttttgcttCGCTGTCCTTCGCGGGAAACTGAAAAAAAGGTTCTCTGTGCTGTTCACCTTTAAAATGTCCAAGGAAAGGCAATATTCTAAATTATGAatagatcaatatgatgacagtaaactgaAGCAataagaaatgcaacatctacttgaaaattcgatttttttttccattcaaaaTGATGAttcctaaaaccggacaaaccatgatcgttttcggacaaaccaaaatcataatttctctttgaagaaaatcgttagaAAACCTAAAAACTGAACAATTTGAACGTCTTATTGGTATTATTAGACTTGGGACGTTTCAACAAGCCCAAATTCGTCTTGATAACGTGTGATTTCcatgaagaaaaatctatttgCATTTACTGGTTGGGTgaaaacacccaaaatcggacaaaccaacatcatttaccttattttgacgtttgtttcgCGTCAAGGCAATGTTACCACTTTTGCATACATCGAATGGGGTTGAATCTCGGACGGATTCTAGAATACAAAAGTCGATCTCGATCGGACTGCGAAATCTCTAAActcgttcgggttccggaatacGGATGATTATGACTCTCTGCATTTGTCTCGTTCCCTCAGCTGAAACTTGGCAAGAATTAGCTCACAGGAGAGGGACCCATCGGTTTGCCGGGGTTGTTGTGGTGGGTGGTTTAGTGGCGTGGTAACGATTGTATACACATAGAACAATtccatttcattttttgtttgtttgttggcTTACATATTTATATATAGTTCTCCCCCCAACCCCAATTACAGCACCGTCTCCATCTCGGCGATCTCGGTTTTGTACGACCAGCGGTACAAATCCTGGGCACTCCCACCGAGGCTCAGATTTCCGAGCACGTGCGAGGACCGTTGGTTCAGTTGGTTCAGCTGTTCCCGTCGACCCGTCCCGATGATGTCGTTCGTGGAGGCAGCCACCTTGATCTGGGGCGGTTTGATACCGTGTGCGTGGAGCGCCTTCTCGAGCTGACTGTTCCGCAGTCGTGACATGTCCAGTTCGTGCTTCACCTTCCACAGGTGGGTATCGCAGAGGGGATCACTGCAACGGTGCCGTCGTAGGATTTCCGTTGCCTCGAAGACCGCTCCCCGAAACGTGAGCGACTTACCCATCGATAGCGAGATCAGTGCACAGCAACCGCCACGATCCTTTTTCGCCAGTCGTTTGCGGAAGTACTTAAAGTACAGATGCTCGAGAAGAAGTAGGAGTGCTGCTAGTAGGATGCCGGCCATCAGCAGCAGGAAAGCGGACAAGAATTGTTCGAGGGCGAGCGGATCGGAGGATTTGTGCTCTTGTTTACCGGGCCGACAAGTTCCTGTCATCCAAAACCGCCGCAGCCGCTCCAGATCACCGTTGGCACGGAATTCCAACAGTCGCTTGTTGAACATCTCAACATATTTCGAGTTCCGGCTGAAAGCCAACCCGTAACCGGTCATCGCATACCACTGTCCCACGGTTAGCAACCGACAGTCCTCATCCTGTTGCACCAAATAGTCCAATACCGTCCCATCGTAGATGAAGGCATCCATTTGACCGTTCAGAACCGCTGTCACGCCATCGGCCACGCTGCTTTTGTTGTACTGCTTCATGTAGTAGTGCATCTCCTTGAAGTACTTGGAAATGGTGGAATCAGTGTGGCTCCAGGGTATCGTCCCAAACCGTATGGTCGGTTTGTGCGAGAACGGGTGCGACAATCGCATGTCATCCAGGCCGGTAAACTCGTGGAACTCCTCCCGGGTTATCATGAACGCCGCCAGGTTGGCAGTGTAGATAGCAAGAAACACCACGGCGAACATAGCCCACACGTTGGTCATGAAGCGGGACGTGAACCCACGCGGTGAATCCACATGAACCGCCGCCTGAAAGAGGACCGCCCAAACAAGCCAATAAGTTCGGAACAGTGAAAACCGATACGGAGTGTTGTTCGCATTCTGAAGCACCGTCTTCATGTCGTACCCACTCGGCGACAGCCACTCGAACAGGAAAATCATAAAGGTCGCCGCCTGAATGGCAAAGATTCCCACCAACATCCACGACGCCGTATCGAACGGTTCCAAGAACGCCGTAGGCGAGATGATCCCGGTCCGTTTCGCCACCACAATCGCAATCCCAGTCTCCATGAAAGGCTCACTAAAATCCACCACCGCTTCCCGTTCGGCATTGATCATCAGCGACGTCAGCACCATATCCGTCTTCCGGTTCACCAGCTCATGAATCAGTCCGTTCCACTTCCCGTTCTCCAGCGTGCCCCACTTGCCGTCTTCAACCCGCACTAGCTCGTACGTGAAGCCCAACTCCTCGGCAAACTTCTCCAGCAGATCGATACAAAACCCACTGCAACACTGATAAAACGATCCATTCTTGTGCGCTTGTCCCATATCGATATCCGTCATCTCGTGATCCGCCGCCACCCGACACAACACACCCCGATCCATCAGACACTTCCCACTAATCGGATCCGCCGGCGAGAGGTTAATATACGGCGCTTCCTCCAGAAACGTGATCTTCAGATGAAACTTCTCCGGTACACCCTGTGGTGGGGTATGCGAGTTCCCCGGCCACGCTATATCTCTAATATCGAGCTTCTGCTGCTGCCACGACTTCCACATCCCAATCTCCTCCCACACCAGCCCCTTGCTGTTCACACTCGGCCTCAGATTCATGATCTTCAGCTCGGCCCACTTGAGATCCCCATCGGTCGTAAACTCCACATTCGGCCTGTTCGGCTCGCCCTCTAGCGAGACGTTCCGCAAGTACTTGAAAAACACCTCCCCATTGTCCCACCGTCCCTGGCCTTCATCCTCACACGACAGCTGCTGCGTGTCCAGTCCCCGCCCGGCGTTCTTCGGATCACTCAAGTAGTACTCCACCCCGTACGCGTACACCCGGATCGCATTGGAGATCTCGTTCAGCAGGGCGCCCGAGGAGGTGTCGAAATGCACCCCCAGCATTCCCACCGGGAACTGGGCCGGCGCTTGCATGTTCTCGATCACGCTCTGCGTCACCACCCAGACGTAGTTCTCGCCCGTGATGTGCATCTCCTCGGCCGCCTTCAGGATGTCCACCGCTTCGTCCTTGGTGCAGTACAGCAGCATCACCCGGGCCTCGCTGTTCACCAGCTCCACCAGGTTGATCGGCCGGGACACGATGATCGAGTTCAGGATGGTGAACTTGAAGTGGTCCTGAAATGAGAGTGGAATGCTGTGTAGTTGTTCATAGCAAATGGCCTTTATTGTGATGTGATAATATAAAGATTTTACAAATACTAATGCAAAGTTCGGTAAGATAGATCGACAAAATATTTTCTGACTTTTTGTGCATCACGCGTATGCTCTAAAGCTTTGGGATCATTGTATAGCAGGGCCCCTAATGATCGCAatgttttggcatcaaattgtTTCGAAAGTATGTCCCCTTCAGTGGTGAATCCGTTACAATCCGTTTTGATTTGAAATAGTTGTGCGTGATGGGAGCCGAAAGAAGACAATTAATTGGACAACTGATTTGACAGATGAGACTGAAGTAATGTTATTTGGATCTGATGGTATCTCACGCAAATGACGAGAAACCAGCGAAAGGGTAAAAAAGGAGTGTGTTTGaagcagggctcggcatagtcatattcaactgaggatagtcagctgactatcggACTggctatatccgtattcagtcttcagtcggaaatgacttttgcctcttcacgcagtttctccgtcaaaacgactaaacagtcagtcgggcgtttagtcgctgtctccctctaccgactcgaccatctcatttcattattccccgtCAAATTGTCtccattgcattttgaagtgacttctccCAAAACggattcgttcctctctctctcatgtaccaCGTATTCATATATCggtgtttgagttcaacgtggtttgacataggcTACAGGTGAGTTAGATTTGTTTGTATCGTAGactaaaattactcacacgtataaaacagcgtgcagtgtgtgtgcgctattttgcacactatttactaatactgacgcgaggacctttatagcatacctgataactgtctaagttcgttggtttgagttcactataggtagacaataaaccgtccattaatagGGTAActccttttttgcatcagaaatcaagttttcgttcctctagTCAACGCAAATTATGTTGACGGCTAATGCCGAAGTAgtgctagtcgaagcgaagcgactgagaaGATAGTtgatattcatttttcatttttgaagatttcgggccctggtttgAAGGCAACAGTCGAAAATGCAGGAGGTGGATTTTTGGAACATTATTCTGTAtgacgagacgagcaattctgGAATAGCAATATTTTGTCGAGACGAACAAAATATGCTATTCCAGAAGACGATTGATTACTATGTTGTTCACTCGAAGCAGCCGATTTTGAACGAAACGATTGGAAGTAGtttaaccacaccaatacaattctatttagttgtttacttctcacgaTTGCATATGATTCGTACGGCTACATTTTTGTACACAGCTGCATCCAGTATAACCGCCAACTCATACAATAAACTAAtataatttttccacattcacAGCAATAGACTTCGAATTATCTATGTAGGATGATTGAAACGcattatataaaaatacaaatcaGTAGAAAAACATTGGGCCCTGTTAAAAtccgataagaattttgctcgttaactGTATTTTACTATTACAAAAATCGAGCAAGTCGATAGCATCGACCGAGTGATAGCTTTCGGTGCAACTGTAATACTTTTTCGAGTTGtatggtttgcttgttgcatatctccagaaaattattttgtttgcgtccctgatattttcctttggaaaacatttcagaaacacttaaatatatgcaattgcaACACATTAAATTCGAGCTCGGTAAAAGATTATCTCGACTTACAAAATACGAATTTt
Protein-coding sequences here:
- the LOC129767708 gene encoding glutamate receptor ionotropic, NMDA 2B, giving the protein MIVGIKLAGKMSLMHASVILLLLGCLISGVEVKSYKASSNRGSGISIGGSSSSSSSGSGSGLGSPRRRSQLNVGLLVPHTNFGRRDYLRSINTAVLGLQKGRGPKLTFLKDHDFQTSNIHFDMMSLTPSPTAILNTLCKEFLHANVSAILYIMNYESYGRSTASAQYFLQLAGYLGIPVISWNADNSGLERRASQSTLQLQLAPSIEHQSAAMLSILERYKWHQFSVVTSQIAGHDDFVQAVREHVAAMDHFKFTILNSIIVSRPINLVELVNSEARVMLLYCTKDEAVDILKAAEEMHITGENYVWVVTQSVIENMQAPAQFPVGMLGVHFDTSSGALLNEISNAIRVYAYGVEYYLSDPKNAGRGLDTQQLSCEDEGQGRWDNGEVFFKYLRNVSLEGEPNRPNVEFTTDGDLKWAELKIMNLRPSVNSKGLVWEEIGMWKSWQQQKLDIRDIAWPGNSHTPPQGVPEKFHLKITFLEEAPYINLSPADPISGKCLMDRGVLCRVAADHEMTDIDMGQAHKNGSFYQCCSGFCIDLLEKFAEELGFTYELVRVEDGKWGTLENGKWNGLIHELVNRKTDMVLTSLMINAEREAVVDFSEPFMETGIAIVVAKRTGIISPTAFLEPFDTASWMLVGIFAIQAATFMIFLFEWLSPSGYDMKTVLQNANNTPYRFSLFRTYWLVWAVLFQAAVHVDSPRGFTSRFMTNVWAMFAVVFLAIYTANLAAFMITREEFHEFTGLDDMRLSHPFSHKPTIRFGTIPWSHTDSTISKYFKEMHYYMKQYNKSSVADGVTAVLNGQMDAFIYDGTVLDYLVQQDEDCRLLTVGQWYAMTGYGLAFSRNSKYVEMFNKRLLEFRANGDLERLRRFWMTGTCRPGKQEHKSSDPLALEQFLSAFLLLMAGILLAALLLLLEHLYFKYFRKRLAKKDRGGCCALISLSMGKSLTFRGAVFEATEILRRHRCSDPLCDTHLWKVKHELDMSRLRNSQLEKALHAHGIKPPQIKVAASTNDIIGTGRREQLNQLNQRSSHVLGNLSLGGSAQDLYRWSYKTEIAEMETVL